The following are from one region of the Actinopolyspora halophila DSM 43834 genome:
- a CDS encoding MFS transporter, producing the protein MTASATNWHARKDPRFIAFLAGVVTNNLGEGIYKVALPLLAYSLTGSLAVMALVAAATPIALLLGGPLFGYIADRYGTRVLVVPGLAVQCVAALVLALSLLNGGKPTIALLAASEFFIQLGGAMYRAGWFASVPGLFPTEPGRARGLLATSYQATEMLGPLLAGLLIAVLGIPGLVWINVATFLAPMGVWIAGVRVPREQDGGTLPHGLWGSLGEGWQVLRHSRRVFTTMLLLVPCSLLASSATLALGLFYLRDRLDVSESMVGIAVALINVGALFGAASAARRHHMRLRTIAYAALGTMAGSLFLAPLPMTAVVVGALAMLFAAEALLSTSAEVALYNSLPREAIGRTYGFFRLVLGTAAMLAPAVIAVSDVLLDVRAVFVVLGLFAVAPLAWLLLRSPSEWDLVPESASKPALPDSPPASDSPRQQDPQTSAPREDST; encoded by the coding sequence ATGACTGCTTCGGCGACCAACTGGCACGCACGGAAGGATCCGCGTTTCATTGCCTTCTTGGCCGGGGTTGTAACGAACAACCTCGGTGAAGGAATTTACAAAGTTGCTCTCCCTCTGCTGGCATACTCGCTGACCGGTTCGCTCGCCGTGATGGCTCTCGTCGCGGCAGCAACTCCGATCGCCCTGCTGCTCGGCGGCCCGCTATTCGGATACATCGCCGATCGTTACGGCACTCGTGTGCTCGTCGTTCCCGGCCTCGCAGTGCAGTGTGTCGCTGCGCTCGTACTTGCACTTTCTCTGCTCAATGGTGGGAAACCGACCATCGCATTACTGGCCGCCTCGGAATTCTTCATACAGCTTGGCGGTGCGATGTATCGGGCCGGCTGGTTCGCCAGCGTACCTGGCCTCTTCCCGACCGAACCGGGGCGGGCGCGCGGACTCCTGGCCACCAGCTATCAAGCCACCGAGATGCTCGGCCCCCTGCTGGCAGGCTTGCTCATCGCTGTACTCGGAATACCTGGACTTGTATGGATCAACGTAGCGACTTTTCTCGCCCCAATGGGGGTCTGGATAGCTGGGGTACGAGTGCCACGCGAGCAGGATGGAGGCACGCTCCCACACGGCCTTTGGGGGTCGCTCGGCGAAGGCTGGCAGGTTCTGCGCCACAGTCGTCGTGTCTTTACCACGATGTTGCTGCTGGTTCCATGCTCATTGCTCGCAAGCAGCGCGACGCTGGCGCTTGGATTGTTCTACCTGCGGGATCGTCTCGACGTCTCGGAGAGTATGGTCGGAATCGCGGTAGCACTGATCAACGTCGGCGCACTGTTCGGTGCGGCTTCCGCAGCCCGCCGACACCACATGCGGCTACGGACGATCGCCTACGCCGCCCTCGGGACCATGGCGGGAAGCCTGTTCCTCGCCCCACTACCGATGACCGCGGTCGTCGTGGGCGCTCTCGCCATGCTCTTCGCCGCCGAAGCGCTGCTGTCGACGTCAGCGGAAGTTGCACTCTACAACTCACTGCCTCGTGAAGCCATCGGTCGCACCTACGGCTTCTTTCGATTGGTGCTCGGTACAGCAGCCATGCTGGCCCCTGCCGTCATAGCGGTCTCCGACGTCCTGCTCGACGTGCGAGCCGTCTTCGTCGTCCTCGGCTTGTTCGCAGTGGCCCCCCTCGCATGGCTGCTGCTGCGATCGCCGAGCGAGTGGGATCTCGTGCCTGAATCAGCGTCGAAGCCCGCACTCCCCGACTCGCCTCCTGCCTCCGATTCCCCACGCCAGCAGGATCCCCAAACCTCAGCCCCTCGGGAAGATTCCACATGA
- a CDS encoding GTP cyclohydrolase II has protein sequence MPLSVRQHSANAEVVSFVGLRDSDEHIALVLPRPVGAPEPDSAPLVRIHSECLTGDVFGSARCDCGAQLEESLELMADQGGVICYLRQEGRGIGLYNKLDAYRLQDNGYDTLEANLALDLPGDARAYGVATEMLKALDLTSVRLLTNNPDKARDLHATGINVTEVVGTSTHVTDHNRNYLRTKATRLLHQLDA, from the coding sequence ATGCCGCTGTCCGTACGACAGCACTCCGCGAACGCGGAAGTAGTCAGCTTCGTCGGGTTGCGCGACTCGGACGAGCACATTGCTCTCGTCCTGCCACGCCCGGTAGGTGCCCCAGAGCCTGACTCCGCCCCATTGGTACGTATCCATTCCGAATGCCTCACTGGTGACGTGTTCGGCAGTGCGCGCTGCGACTGCGGCGCACAGTTGGAGGAATCCCTCGAGCTGATGGCTGACCAGGGTGGAGTGATTTGTTACCTGCGTCAGGAAGGGCGTGGAATCGGACTCTACAACAAACTAGACGCCTATCGTCTGCAGGACAACGGTTACGACACGCTCGAAGCGAACCTCGCGTTGGATCTGCCCGGCGACGCCCGTGCATACGGTGTCGCCACCGAGATGCTCAAAGCGTTGGACCTGACCAGTGTCCGCCTTCTCACGAACAATCCCGACAAAGCCCGCGACCTGCACGCCACCGGCATCAACGTCACTGAGGTCGTGGGGACGAGCACCCATGTCACCGATCACAACCGCAACTACTTGCGCACCAAGGCGACACGACTACTCCACCAACTCGATGCCTGA
- a CDS encoding WD40 repeat domain-containing protein, whose amino-acid sequence MIGHVGPISGIASHSDRLIATAGYDNQVILWDQRTRTAMARVMHDHLANQCAFSPAGDLLVTSSSDYTARLWSVPDLSLVTVLGDHTDDVEMSVFHPDRPLVATASRDHQVRVFETNGKLRHRFTGHTADVISVEWASGGDELITSSDDGTVKRWSLLTEKLVEDIDLGGAETDTVVIDSDGTLYAGNDLGQIIVISAAETSRIAAHDAGIKRLVLSSERGLLVSLSYDRALRLWDVSETRPQPLLHTTFPDDVWPRSCAFAAGSTLVCGTFGRVYRTFDYDRGHWREEPVPITHGVNAATEHDSAVLSIGDAGELRRDGTPIAGMDSLCNFLTPVPGTSLVLTGGQLGTVFDALTERVLYQHHSPVNCAVAYDVDGDTHVVIGAYTGEGIIIRIGTDSTTVHVCDVPLHENAVKGIAVQDGVIFSVSADQGAAWHDARTLHELHRVNDAHDRIANACVGVGSGWFASVGRDRVLRLWDPSYKDHPEPTPLSHSVKCVAADERGTVVAVGTYDGHVAFYDRSEKRWTQVVRPSASGISSITRSADGGFVASSYDGLVHRIEVTP is encoded by the coding sequence ATGATCGGACATGTCGGCCCCATCAGCGGTATTGCGTCACACTCGGATCGACTCATTGCGACCGCAGGCTACGACAACCAGGTCATCCTATGGGATCAGCGAACTCGCACCGCAATGGCTCGTGTCATGCACGATCACCTGGCCAACCAGTGCGCATTCAGCCCAGCCGGCGACCTGCTGGTGACTTCGTCAAGCGACTACACCGCGCGGCTGTGGTCGGTGCCCGACCTCTCGCTGGTTACCGTGCTCGGTGATCACACGGATGACGTGGAAATGTCCGTGTTTCACCCAGATCGCCCACTGGTCGCGACTGCTTCACGAGACCACCAGGTCCGGGTATTCGAAACCAACGGCAAGCTTAGACATCGCTTCACCGGTCACACTGCCGACGTCATCTCTGTCGAGTGGGCCTCCGGAGGCGACGAACTGATCACCTCCAGCGACGACGGCACGGTCAAGCGTTGGTCATTGCTCACCGAGAAGCTCGTCGAGGACATCGATCTCGGCGGCGCGGAGACCGACACGGTCGTCATCGATTCGGACGGCACCCTTTACGCCGGCAACGACCTCGGCCAGATTATCGTTATCAGCGCAGCGGAGACATCTCGCATCGCCGCCCATGACGCCGGAATCAAAAGACTGGTCCTTTCGTCGGAGCGGGGACTCCTGGTGAGTTTGAGTTACGACCGGGCCTTGCGACTCTGGGATGTCTCCGAGACCCGTCCGCAGCCCCTACTTCACACCACCTTTCCCGACGATGTGTGGCCTCGTTCCTGCGCGTTCGCCGCAGGCTCGACATTGGTGTGCGGCACCTTCGGTCGTGTGTACCGTACCTTCGACTACGACCGGGGACATTGGAGAGAAGAGCCAGTGCCCATAACCCACGGCGTGAACGCCGCCACCGAGCATGACAGTGCGGTACTTTCCATCGGCGACGCCGGAGAGCTCCGGAGAGACGGAACGCCCATCGCTGGCATGGACAGTTTGTGCAACTTCCTCACGCCTGTTCCAGGTACCAGCCTGGTGCTCACCGGAGGACAGCTTGGAACGGTGTTCGACGCCTTAACCGAGCGTGTGCTGTACCAACACCACTCACCCGTGAACTGCGCGGTAGCCTACGACGTGGACGGTGACACTCACGTCGTCATCGGTGCCTACACCGGCGAAGGCATCATCATAAGGATCGGCACGGACAGCACGACGGTACACGTCTGTGACGTTCCACTGCACGAAAACGCAGTCAAAGGCATTGCCGTCCAGGACGGTGTCATATTCTCGGTGAGTGCGGATCAGGGTGCAGCCTGGCACGACGCACGGACCCTTCACGAGCTGCACCGAGTCAACGACGCTCACGACCGAATAGCCAATGCCTGTGTCGGAGTGGGATCGGGCTGGTTCGCCAGCGTCGGTCGTGATCGAGTCCTGCGACTCTGGGACCCTTCCTACAAGGACCACCCTGAGCCAACCCCACTGTCGCACTCGGTCAAGTGCGTCGCTGCCGACGAGAGGGGCACCGTCGTCGCTGTGGGCACTTACGACGGACACGTGGCCTTCTACGATCGGAGCGAGAAGCGGTGGACGCAAGTCGTGCGTCCCAGTGCATCCGGCATCTCTTCAATCACCCGGTCCGCCGACGGAGGCTTCGTCGCCAGCTCCTACGACGGCCTGGTGCACCGCATCGAGGTGACCCCATGA
- a CDS encoding class I SAM-dependent methyltransferase, which translates to MTHSDDTQTAYNVIGGHYQNVKDLPCAVVETASVHTALGSVQGMHVLDLACGTGFYARQAARDGAATVLGVDMSSSMIDTARDEERREPLSVTYEVADVREAIRFGSFNIILAAWLLNYTDELSEMTAMFTTVADNLAPGGLFVGVTQNPWFDFHGADPSPYGWSFVPGEIAEHGTRVRATAHIDPPIGFSTWFPNAESYTTAAWRAGLEAPRWEPLVVPPGEFWNGLRSNPCLAVLCLRKEAVR; encoded by the coding sequence ATGACCCACAGCGACGACACTCAGACTGCCTACAACGTCATCGGCGGGCACTACCAGAACGTCAAGGACCTACCGTGCGCGGTCGTGGAAACAGCCTCCGTGCATACGGCACTCGGCTCTGTTCAAGGAATGCATGTGCTCGACCTTGCGTGCGGCACCGGCTTCTACGCCCGTCAGGCAGCTCGCGACGGCGCCGCTACGGTCCTGGGTGTGGACATGTCGAGCTCCATGATCGACACCGCTCGCGATGAGGAACGTCGCGAACCGCTAAGCGTGACCTACGAGGTGGCCGACGTCCGCGAAGCGATTCGGTTCGGAAGTTTCAATATCATTCTCGCGGCCTGGCTGCTCAATTACACCGACGAACTGTCAGAGATGACCGCGATGTTCACAACCGTCGCCGACAACCTCGCCCCTGGTGGCCTCTTCGTCGGCGTCACCCAGAATCCATGGTTCGACTTTCATGGTGCTGACCCGTCTCCGTACGGTTGGAGCTTCGTACCCGGCGAAATCGCCGAACACGGCACACGCGTGCGGGCCACCGCCCATATCGACCCGCCCATCGGCTTTTCCACCTGGTTTCCGAATGCCGAATCGTACACCACTGCCGCTTGGCGAGCCGGGCTAGAAGCGCCGCGATGGGAACCCCTGGTTGTGCCCCCTGGCGAGTTCTGGAACGGCCTGCGTTCCAACCCGTGTCTTGCGGTACTTTGCCTACGGAAGGAAGCCGTACGGTAG
- a CDS encoding formylglycine-generating enzyme family protein, with amino-acid sequence MTTSPRSLAGQDLHTLDDRTAMRLPPHFTDRYDPAALTRHTSDLAARTLDHLLAVMDDQGSPVERRWSAGSLLALRGDPRIDPFRPEMVEIPATTTTVGLPAHSVQAVTDHWAEVGVREEWILKECPAHPVSLGHFRVMRYPVTNAEYREFLLETGHTALPSSWRFGAFPTKNANHPVWTVRAEDAEAYAEWLANRTGRVFRLPTEAEWEHTAHGGTSQEYPWGDTFDPTATNTAEAGPLDTTPIGMYPQGRSPLGIDDLGGNVEEHVAGEYAAYPGGQTVDDDLSTQSRHYRMTRGGAFTRFGDLTRCRRRHGWFDREIYPVGFRLAETP; translated from the coding sequence ATGACAACATCACCCCGGTCACTGGCAGGCCAAGATCTACACACGCTTGACGACCGGACCGCTATGAGGCTGCCTCCCCATTTCACCGATCGGTACGACCCCGCTGCGCTCACGCGTCACACCTCCGATCTAGCCGCTCGAACTCTCGACCACCTGTTGGCCGTCATGGACGACCAGGGATCACCGGTCGAACGACGGTGGAGCGCAGGATCCCTGCTCGCACTGCGCGGCGACCCTCGCATCGATCCCTTCCGTCCTGAGATGGTAGAGATTCCGGCCACCACGACCACCGTGGGGCTACCTGCGCACTCGGTACAGGCCGTCACCGACCACTGGGCTGAGGTGGGTGTCCGGGAAGAGTGGATTCTCAAGGAGTGCCCGGCCCATCCCGTGTCCTTGGGCCACTTCCGTGTCATGCGGTACCCGGTGACCAATGCGGAGTACCGGGAGTTTCTACTCGAGACCGGTCACACGGCCCTGCCCTCCTCCTGGAGGTTCGGAGCATTCCCCACGAAAAACGCCAACCACCCAGTGTGGACGGTACGCGCCGAAGACGCCGAGGCCTATGCGGAATGGTTGGCCAACCGGACGGGGCGGGTATTCCGGCTCCCCACGGAAGCTGAGTGGGAGCATACAGCCCACGGCGGCACTAGTCAGGAGTACCCATGGGGTGACACCTTCGACCCCACAGCCACGAATACCGCGGAAGCCGGTCCCTTGGATACGACTCCGATCGGCATGTACCCGCAGGGGCGCAGTCCCCTTGGCATCGACGATCTTGGGGGAAACGTCGAGGAACACGTCGCCGGAGAATACGCAGCCTACCCCGGCGGGCAGACAGTGGACGACGACCTCAGCACGCAGTCCAGGCATTACCGCATGACTCGCGGCGGAGCCTTTACCCGGTTCGGCGACCTCACCCGGTGTCGTCGACGCCACGGGTGGTTCGACCGCGAAATCTATCCAGTAGGTTTCCGGCTCGCGGAGACACCATGA